Below is a genomic region from Ziziphus jujuba cultivar Dongzao chromosome 7, ASM3175591v1.
CTACCTTGAATGACTATGATTCATTCTACTGAAATTTCACTGAAACATTACTAGGTAGCCAACATTCCATCAAGGTAACATTGAACAAGATTATATCTTTTAGAACCTTTTGATTTTTGGTTCTTACATTTCATTACTACATAATCTGCTAATGAATTGGATTGTCACTCTTTCGAAGCAACATGGCATCGATCAGTTTCAAGTTACCTTGTTCTTGGCCctatactttatttatttatttatttttccctttgtACCATTAGtagttttatttgtttagaTATATGAAAATCCTGACTATGATATGTGATTTTCAGGTCTCTCAAATAGTTGATGATCTCAGGGGAGTGACATTTACATTGGACCCATGTGAAGAAGAAGCTGGAAAAGCTGTAAGAGAACTGCTTCATAAAGGTGATTCTTCATCAGATAAAGATTCTATGGAAAGCTCTGAAATCAAAGCTCTTCAACTTGCGGCTCCAAGGCTACATATTACATCCCCCAAGGCTATTGTAATAGAGAAAAGATCACTAAAGAAATTACTGGATAAAGTTGGTGATACTGACCCTAAAAGAAAGAAGATTTTGACCTACTTACTGTATCTATTAAAGAAGTATGGAAACTTGATAATAGAAGAGTATAGAGAAAAAGCATCTGCTTGTCGTCATCACCAGTCATTTGCATTTCAGAATTTGGGTAATGGTTCTATGTATAACCAATCTACTGAAGTAGAACCACAGATGAGATACTGGCAAAATAAGGCTCAAATAAACATGTTAAGTAAAGCTGTACCCCCTGAGGAATTTAAATGCCCAATATCTTGCAGACTGATGTATGATCCTGTTGTCATTGCTTCTGGCCAAACATACGAAAGAATGTGGATACAGAAATGGATTGATGAGGGCCATGATACATGCCCAAAAACCAATATGAAGTTAACCAATCTGTCACTGACTCCAAATTCTGCCATGAAGGAGTTAATGTCAAGTTGGTGTACTAAATATGGAGTCACCATATCAGATCCAAGTGTGCAGCCTGAAGCACTCCACTTATGGGAGACTTCTTCAACTTCCATCGCTAGTTTTGGCAGTTCCATGAATGACCTACGTTTGCCAATAGATGTAAGCAGCATATCACTCGGATCAATAGATACTGGTTACAATTCAGATTCTTCTCACGCTAAGACAGTAGATGGCTTAAGTTTGGTGCAGAGTGATTCTGATAGGTGCCAATCTGATGCTAATATGTGTAAGCTAGATCTTGAATCTCTATCTAAACTTGGTGAGCTGTCCTGGGAATCTCAATGCAAAGTTGTTGAAGATGTCAAAAATAAGTTGAAATACAATGATCAAGCTTGTCATTCACTGTCATTGGAGAACTTTGTTGAACCTCTTATCATGTTTTTGAAGGATGCACATGATCTGGAAGATGTAAAACCTCAAAGAGATGGGTTTCAGTTGCTGTCGacttttgtgagcaaaaccagGTAATTTGTTGTCAGTATTTGAAAGAGTTGTGACTACTGTGTTTTTTAATTCCATCACACTTTTCATCCTATTATACTGTTGTCTGAATGCCGATACCAAGTTCAGAAAAGGACTCAAGTCTACCATTTCCTTTTTGTGCTTAATTTAGATTCCTTGATCGTAGCCTTGATTGTAGCACATGTTATGTTATACGCTACCACAAAATTGCTTATTTTGTGACTGACTCAATGTGACTCTCATTTCTTGTTTATATTGCTTTGTCCTTGTTCATTAATTATGTGTCCTGCTTCTTTAGCTTGTGATATAAGTAATTATATTCATGTACTTTTTGCTGCCTAATACAGAAATCAAATACCACATCTACCCGAAGATGCATTTGATCTATTGGCGTCTTTTCTTGATTCTGAAGTAAGTGAAGAAGTTCTTGCCATTTTGGAAATTTTGTCTTCCCACCGTTATTGTAGACATAAGATCACAGCATCTGGTGCTCTTACATCCATTTTAAAATTCCTCAACTCTGGAAGCATAGATTTCCAGGAGCAAGCccttaaaattttgtataaccTGTCCTCAAACAATGATGGTCATTCAAATATTGTACCTCCGGAGTGCATCCCAACAttggtttctttctttaaacatAGCGATTTAGCTGGCTACTCTTTATTCATTATGAAGAATCTATGTGACACTGAAGAAGCTCGGGTTTGCATTACTGAAACTAAGGGATGCATTGCTTCTATCGCAGAAGTACTTGAAACTGAGAATTGCCAGGACCAGGAGCTTGCAGTTGCTATCCTTCTTTCTCTGTGTTCTCAACGCGTTGAATATTGTCAGCTGGTTATGGATGAAGGTGTTATCCCTGCTCTTGTCAACATATCGGTCAATGGTAACGACAAAGGTCAGGTGGGCGCTTTGGAACTTCTTCGGCTCTTAAGAGATACCAGGAATGGTGATGAGCAAGAATTCACTGAAAAGCCTGATTATGCTATCAAAGAGTCAAGAAATCAGTCCAACGAAAGGAAGTCATCCAAGGC
It encodes:
- the LOC107424597 gene encoding U-box domain-containing protein 5 isoform X2, whose amino-acid sequence is MALAVEVSQIVDDLRGVTFTLDPCEEEAGKAVRELLHKGDSSSDKDSMESSEIKALQLAAPRLHITSPKAIVIEKRSLKKLLDKVGDTDPKRKKILTYLLYLLKKYGNLIIEEYREKASACRHHQSFAFQNLGNGSMYNQSTEVEPQMRYWQNKAQINMLSKAVPPEEFKCPISCRLMYDPVVIASGQTYERMWIQKWIDEGHDTCPKTNMKLTNLSLTPNSAMKELMSSWCTKYGVTISDPSVQPEALHLWETSSTSIASFGSSMNDLRLPIDVSSISLGSIDTGYNSDSSHAKTVDGLSLVQSDSDRCQSDANMCKLDLESLSKLGELSWESQCKVVEDVKNKLKYNDQACHSLSLENFVEPLIMFLKDAHDLEDVKPQRDGFQLLSTFVSKTRNQIPHLPEDAFDLLASFLDSEVSEEVLAILEILSSHRYCRHKITASGALTSILKFLNSGSIDFQEQALKILYNLSSNNDGHSNIVPPECIPTLVSFFKHSDLAGYSLFIMKNLCDTEEARVCITETKGCIASIAEVLETENCQDQELAVAILLSLCSQRVEYCQLVMDEGVIPALVNISVNGNDKGQVGALELLRLLRDTRNGDEQEFTEKPDYAIKESRNQSNERKSSKAYKFFERLTKSSNKKK
- the LOC107424597 gene encoding U-box domain-containing protein 5 isoform X1 yields the protein MGTDVAEAAEIITNPGSFKVHHLMCSEFLKLVNRILSIFPDIEAARPRCSSGIQALCFLNRAIEKAKSILQHCSESSKLYLALTGDVIVSRCERSRNLLEQSLCQIQNNVPMALAVEVSQIVDDLRGVTFTLDPCEEEAGKAVRELLHKGDSSSDKDSMESSEIKALQLAAPRLHITSPKAIVIEKRSLKKLLDKVGDTDPKRKKILTYLLYLLKKYGNLIIEEYREKASACRHHQSFAFQNLGNGSMYNQSTEVEPQMRYWQNKAQINMLSKAVPPEEFKCPISCRLMYDPVVIASGQTYERMWIQKWIDEGHDTCPKTNMKLTNLSLTPNSAMKELMSSWCTKYGVTISDPSVQPEALHLWETSSTSIASFGSSMNDLRLPIDVSSISLGSIDTGYNSDSSHAKTVDGLSLVQSDSDRCQSDANMCKLDLESLSKLGELSWESQCKVVEDVKNKLKYNDQACHSLSLENFVEPLIMFLKDAHDLEDVKPQRDGFQLLSTFVSKTRNQIPHLPEDAFDLLASFLDSEVSEEVLAILEILSSHRYCRHKITASGALTSILKFLNSGSIDFQEQALKILYNLSSNNDGHSNIVPPECIPTLVSFFKHSDLAGYSLFIMKNLCDTEEARVCITETKGCIASIAEVLETENCQDQELAVAILLSLCSQRVEYCQLVMDEGVIPALVNISVNGNDKGQVGALELLRLLRDTRNGDEQEFTEKPDYAIKESRNQSNERKSSKAYKFFERLTKSSNKKK